From the genome of Nitrosopumilus sp., one region includes:
- a CDS encoding MTH1187 family thiamine-binding protein, whose translation MIHAEISIYPMATRTTSASFYIAKAIESIQDMENLTFQINPMGTILESDSMDVINSATNRMMEIVHNLGIARVEGIIKIDSRRDKHVKIKERIESIKKQMQ comes from the coding sequence TTGATTCATGCAGAAATTAGCATATATCCCATGGCCACTAGAACTACCAGTGCAAGCTTTTACATTGCAAAAGCGATAGAATCAATTCAAGATATGGAAAATTTGACATTCCAGATCAATCCGATGGGAACAATTTTAGAATCAGACAGCATGGACGTGATAAATTCAGCTACAAATAGAATGATGGAGATAGTTCATAATCTAGGAATTGCAAGAGTTGAAGGTATTATCAAAATAGATTCAAGAAGAGACAAGCATGTTAAAATAAAAGAAAGAATAGAATCAATTAAAAAACAAATGCAGTAG
- a CDS encoding CofH family radical SAM protein codes for MLTDLVADSQALDRAITGEELSYKDGLELMNYDNLHLLAAVADNARKKLVGDTVTFAASYYMNYTNVCAASCQMCAFYRKEDADDAYTLNPQEIEQRVGIAKQMGATEVHIVGGFHPKLPLEYYEDMMRAIKKSHPQLNIKALTAAEIYYLSKLTKNSTKEILSRLKDAGLDSMPGGGAELFHPEVRGKIVKGKCTGQQWLDVIEEAHDMNIKSNVTMLYGHIEKPEHIIDHLIKIRELQKKTKGFLTLIPLKFSLDNTELEQEHLVNHECSSVYDLKITAVSRLMLANVLNNISVYWVAYGKKLAQVALSNGGSDLVGTAFSEEIYRAAGKATSSSVEELATMVKEIGRTPAQRNTHFGILKKF; via the coding sequence ATGTTGACAGATCTTGTTGCTGACTCTCAAGCCTTAGATCGTGCGATTACCGGAGAGGAACTGTCTTACAAAGACGGTCTTGAGCTGATGAACTATGACAATTTACATTTACTTGCAGCAGTAGCAGACAATGCCCGAAAGAAACTGGTCGGTGACACTGTAACCTTTGCTGCATCATACTACATGAACTACACCAACGTCTGTGCTGCTAGCTGTCAGATGTGCGCATTTTATAGAAAAGAGGATGCAGATGACGCATACACGCTGAATCCGCAGGAAATTGAGCAAAGGGTGGGCATTGCAAAGCAAATGGGTGCGACAGAGGTTCACATTGTAGGCGGCTTTCATCCCAAGCTTCCGCTGGAATACTATGAGGATATGATGAGGGCCATCAAAAAGAGCCACCCACAGCTAAACATCAAAGCATTGACTGCAGCTGAAATTTACTATTTATCAAAACTTACAAAAAACTCTACCAAAGAAATTCTATCGCGCCTCAAGGATGCTGGACTTGACTCGATGCCCGGCGGAGGAGCTGAGCTGTTTCATCCTGAAGTTAGAGGGAAGATTGTAAAGGGTAAGTGTACTGGACAGCAATGGCTGGACGTTATTGAGGAGGCTCATGACATGAACATCAAAAGCAACGTTACCATGCTTTACGGTCATATTGAAAAGCCTGAACATATCATTGATCATCTCATCAAGATTCGTGAACTGCAAAAGAAGACCAAGGGTTTTCTGACTCTGATTCCGTTGAAATTCAGCTTGGATAACACTGAACTTGAGCAAGAACACTTGGTAAATCATGAGTGCTCATCTGTATATGATCTTAAAATTACTGCAGTTTCTCGACTGATGCTTGCAAACGTGCTGAACAACATTTCTGTATACTGGGTTGCATATGGAAAAAAACTCGCACAAGTTGCACTGTCAAACGGCGGAAGTGATCTTGTCGGTACTGCCTTTTCTGAAGAAATCTATCGTGCTGCGGGAAAAGCAACATCCTCTTCTGTTGAAGAGTTGGCAACAATGGTTAAGGAGATTGGCCGTACTCCTGCACAGAGAAACACACATTTTGGCATCTTGAAAAAATTCTAG
- a CDS encoding tetratricopeptide repeat protein: MSNPVKRILVQASEYIEDGNYSYALKLYDSALKHEPDNVSVLVDKGATLQNMGKYVLAIDSYNKDLGVLPDHLDALLNKGAALHSDEKYGEAIACYDYALKVDKKSAIALAYKGLSLGELGRLEEAITHFKKALYIDKYCELANVSKGLAQELLRSSKPKKSKTP, from the coding sequence ATGAGTAATCCTGTTAAGAGAATATTGGTACAGGCATCTGAGTATATTGAGGATGGAAACTATTCCTATGCGTTAAAACTTTATGATTCTGCATTAAAACACGAACCTGACAATGTCAGTGTACTCGTTGACAAGGGTGCGACATTACAAAATATGGGAAAGTACGTGCTCGCAATCGACTCTTATAACAAAGATCTTGGCGTTTTACCTGATCATCTTGACGCGCTACTAAACAAAGGTGCTGCGCTACATTCCGACGAAAAATATGGTGAAGCCATTGCTTGCTATGATTATGCATTAAAAGTTGATAAAAAATCCGCAATTGCTCTGGCATACAAGGGACTTTCTTTAGGAGAGCTGGGAAGACTGGAAGAAGCAATAACACATTTCAAAAAGGCTCTGTATATTGACAAATATTGCGAGTTGGCAAACGTCTCCAAAGGACTCGCTCAGGAATTATTAAGATCCTCTAAACCAAAAAAATCTAAAACACCGTAA